A single region of the Solwaraspora sp. WMMD406 genome encodes:
- the soxR gene encoding redox-sensitive transcriptional activator SoxR yields the protein MREALTIGELSARSGVASSALRYYERLGLIRADRTGGNQRRYERSELRRVAFIRIAQQVGVPLEEIRAALAELPESRTPTRADWARLSRRWRARLDDKIAMLTRLRDELTDCIGCGCLSLQRCGLSNSSDRLAGAGPGPRILLGDPPAGR from the coding sequence ATGCGGGAAGCACTCACCATCGGCGAACTGTCGGCCAGATCCGGGGTCGCCTCGTCCGCGCTGCGCTACTACGAACGACTCGGGCTGATCCGAGCCGACCGTACCGGTGGGAACCAGCGCCGGTACGAGCGCAGCGAGTTGCGCCGAGTCGCGTTCATCCGGATCGCCCAGCAGGTCGGTGTGCCGTTGGAGGAGATCCGCGCCGCGCTGGCCGAGCTGCCGGAGTCGCGTACCCCGACCAGGGCCGACTGGGCACGGCTGTCCCGTCGCTGGCGGGCCCGGCTCGACGACAAGATCGCGATGCTGACCCGACTGCGGGACGAACTGACCGACTGTATCGGCTGCGGCTGCCTGTCGCTGCAACGTTGTGGGCTCAGCAATTCCAGTGACCGGCTGGCCGGCGCCGGACCCGGCCCTCGGATCCTGCTCGGCGACCCACCGGCCGGCCGGTGA
- a CDS encoding methyltransferase domain-containing protein, translating into MIKQQTRLLDELAAAGRLSEAWRPHFERVPRHEFVPEIAWFGWDNRVISRADEPDAWFDAAYADGPIVTQFDDGKVLPGSVPGLSPSSSLSMPRIVARMLDAAMIVDGMRVLEIGTGSGWSAALLADRLGDANVTTVEIDTTILRAAQQALRQAGYAPTTVAADGTGGYAAHAPYDRVLATCSVYRVPPAWIAQTRPGGYIVTPWRLAMPSGLLVRLQVDEDGAASGSFVCPAWFMVTRNQRRSTDQVPMTSPALDGRTSLRRGEVFQNESAQFAVAVLVPNCDQWTDSDDAGVTVRLDDVASGSWAAVTYGDESGDDFAVRQGGPRRLWDEVEAAYAWWQDAGRPEYTRFGLTVDGTTQRLWIDEPATVVANV; encoded by the coding sequence GTGATCAAGCAGCAAACTCGCCTACTCGACGAGTTGGCGGCCGCCGGGCGGCTTTCGGAAGCCTGGCGGCCCCACTTCGAACGGGTTCCGCGTCATGAGTTCGTACCCGAGATCGCTTGGTTCGGCTGGGACAACCGGGTGATCTCCCGCGCCGACGAGCCGGACGCATGGTTCGACGCCGCGTACGCAGATGGGCCGATCGTGACGCAGTTCGATGACGGGAAGGTGTTGCCCGGCAGCGTACCCGGGCTGTCGCCGTCAAGTTCCCTGTCTATGCCGAGGATCGTCGCGCGCATGCTGGACGCCGCGATGATCGTCGACGGCATGCGCGTACTGGAGATCGGCACAGGTAGCGGCTGGAGCGCGGCCCTGCTCGCCGACCGGCTCGGCGACGCGAACGTGACAACCGTCGAGATCGACACGACGATCTTGCGTGCGGCGCAGCAGGCGTTACGACAGGCGGGCTACGCACCGACCACGGTCGCGGCCGATGGCACCGGGGGTTACGCCGCTCACGCTCCCTATGACCGCGTGCTCGCCACCTGTTCCGTGTACCGCGTCCCGCCCGCGTGGATCGCTCAAACGCGGCCGGGCGGGTACATCGTGACGCCGTGGCGTCTCGCGATGCCGAGCGGCCTGCTCGTTCGCCTTCAGGTCGACGAGGACGGTGCGGCTTCGGGTTCGTTCGTCTGCCCGGCGTGGTTCATGGTGACGCGCAACCAGCGCCGGTCAACCGACCAGGTGCCGATGACCAGCCCGGCGCTTGACGGTCGTACCAGTCTCCGGCGCGGCGAGGTCTTCCAGAACGAGTCGGCTCAGTTCGCTGTCGCCGTGCTCGTGCCGAACTGCGACCAATGGACCGACAGTGACGACGCCGGTGTGACCGTACGGCTTGACGATGTCGCCTCGGGCTCGTGGGCGGCGGTCACCTACGGCGACGAATCCGGTGACGACTTCGCCGTCCGCCAAGGCGGTCCACGACGGCTCTGGGACGAGGTCGAGGCAGCCTACGCCTGGTGGCAGGATGCCGGTCGGCCCGAGTACACCCGGTTCGGCTTGACAGTCGACGGCACGACACAGCGCCTCTGGATCGATGAGCCAGCAACCGTAGTCGCCAACGTGTGA
- a CDS encoding NAD(P)H-quinone oxidoreductase, which yields MYAITVPRPGGPDALVWAEVPDPTPGPDGVIIDVAATAVNRADLLQRQGHYPPPPGASPYLGLECSGVISAVGADVTGHRVGDQVCALLAGGGYAQRVAVPAGQLLPVPAGVDLVDAAALPEVACTVWSNVVKLAGLRAGDVFLVHGGGSGIGTFAIQLGAALGATVITTARAAKHDRLRSLGAHHTIDYPTEDFVGRCRELLTDGHDGVDVILDIVGAAYLARNVDVLATGGRLAIIGLQGGRTAELDLGALLAKRATIFATALRSRPVAEKAEIVRRVHDQVWPLIGSGAVRPMIDRRLPLAEAAQAHRIVESSDHLGKVLLTTG from the coding sequence ATGTACGCGATCACCGTGCCCCGACCCGGTGGCCCTGACGCTCTGGTCTGGGCCGAAGTACCCGATCCGACCCCCGGTCCCGACGGCGTGATCATCGACGTCGCCGCCACCGCGGTCAACCGGGCGGACCTGCTCCAACGGCAGGGGCACTACCCACCCCCGCCCGGCGCGTCGCCGTACCTCGGGTTGGAATGCTCCGGAGTGATCAGCGCGGTCGGCGCGGACGTCACCGGGCACCGGGTCGGCGACCAGGTGTGCGCGCTGCTCGCCGGTGGCGGATACGCCCAGCGCGTCGCCGTACCCGCCGGTCAACTGCTGCCGGTGCCGGCCGGGGTGGATCTGGTCGACGCGGCCGCCCTGCCCGAGGTCGCCTGTACGGTCTGGTCCAATGTGGTCAAGCTGGCCGGCCTGCGTGCTGGGGACGTGTTCCTGGTCCACGGCGGTGGCAGTGGAATCGGCACGTTCGCCATCCAGCTCGGCGCGGCGCTCGGTGCCACCGTGATCACCACCGCGCGGGCCGCCAAGCACGACCGGCTGCGCTCACTCGGCGCCCACCACACCATCGACTACCCCACCGAGGACTTCGTCGGCCGCTGCCGGGAACTACTCACCGACGGCCACGACGGAGTCGACGTGATCCTGGACATCGTCGGTGCCGCCTACCTGGCCCGCAACGTCGATGTGCTGGCCACCGGCGGCCGGCTGGCGATCATCGGACTGCAGGGCGGCCGTACGGCCGAACTGGACCTCGGCGCGCTGCTCGCCAAACGCGCCACGATCTTCGCCACTGCCCTGCGGTCCCGACCCGTCGCCGAGAAGGCCGAGATCGTCCGGCGGGTGCACGACCAGGTGTGGCCGCTGATCGGTTCCGGGGCGGTACGGCCGATGATCGACCGCCGGTTGCCGCTGGCCGAGGCGGCGCAAGCACATCGGATCGTGGAAAGCAGTGACCACCTGGGCAAGGTGCTGTTGACCACCGGCTGA
- a CDS encoding helix-turn-helix transcriptional regulator, with amino-acid sequence MGDNVGRLRRLRGLTQEQLAEAAGLAVETIQKLEQNKPESPRMSTLRAIAAALAVPTSVLVGPAGAGTAAGVGSDYDEIAVGLLRRALTPARGLSGMTVSAVSADPPTVRELQTSIAEIDRIYHGDDYASALARLPVLISAARSLVDASGGDEQVASAGQLAQAYQIAGTTLIQLRRFDLAYLALSLALDVADESGNELVAASVVTTMCWLLLRQGRFDEAERLAVATADAVEPRFSRTDPTRLAVWGWLMLRGSAAAIRDGRADDAGEMLDAASAAAARIGEHLPADAAIRMPVTMGAFCPVTVEMKRVEMSVVAGDPVTALALAERVPPGSGRATSDNRNRHQLDRAWANAERGDLVEATRILSGLRAKSPTWLRHQRYARDIVTTILTRRRRPVSQELAALADLLGAGS; translated from the coding sequence GTGGGCGACAACGTAGGGCGGCTACGTCGACTCAGGGGACTCACTCAGGAGCAGTTGGCGGAGGCTGCCGGGCTTGCGGTCGAGACGATCCAGAAGCTGGAGCAGAACAAGCCGGAGTCACCACGGATGTCGACCTTGCGGGCAATCGCCGCTGCGCTTGCCGTACCGACATCCGTACTAGTCGGGCCTGCCGGCGCTGGTACGGCAGCCGGGGTCGGCTCCGATTACGACGAGATCGCGGTTGGCCTGCTACGACGGGCGCTGACTCCGGCCCGTGGCTTGAGCGGGATGACCGTCAGTGCAGTCTCGGCAGATCCGCCGACAGTGCGTGAGCTGCAGACATCGATTGCCGAGATCGATCGGATCTACCATGGTGACGATTACGCCAGCGCGCTGGCCCGGTTGCCGGTGCTGATCAGTGCAGCTCGCAGCCTTGTCGACGCGAGTGGCGGCGATGAGCAGGTCGCCAGCGCGGGGCAGCTCGCTCAGGCGTACCAGATCGCCGGGACGACCTTGATCCAGCTCCGGCGTTTCGACCTTGCCTACCTTGCGCTGAGTCTCGCGCTCGACGTCGCGGACGAGTCCGGCAACGAACTGGTCGCCGCGTCAGTCGTCACCACGATGTGCTGGCTGTTGCTCCGGCAGGGGCGGTTCGACGAGGCAGAGCGGTTGGCTGTCGCCACGGCGGACGCGGTGGAGCCACGCTTTTCCCGTACGGACCCGACCCGGCTCGCGGTCTGGGGCTGGCTCATGCTGCGCGGGTCGGCCGCCGCCATCCGCGATGGTCGCGCCGACGACGCCGGAGAAATGCTCGACGCCGCGAGCGCGGCAGCGGCCCGGATCGGCGAGCATCTTCCCGCCGACGCGGCTATCCGCATGCCGGTGACCATGGGTGCCTTCTGCCCGGTGACCGTGGAGATGAAGCGAGTCGAGATGTCGGTCGTGGCCGGCGATCCCGTCACGGCGCTCGCGTTGGCGGAGCGCGTACCGCCGGGCAGCGGTCGGGCGACGTCGGATAACCGTAATCGCCACCAACTCGACCGTGCCTGGGCCAACGCCGAACGCGGCGACCTGGTCGAAGCGACGCGCATCCTGTCCGGGCTCCGCGCGAAGTCGCCGACCTGGTTGAGACACCAGCGGTACGCCCGGGACATCGTCACCACGATCCTGACCCGCCGCCGTCGGCCAGTGAGCCAGGAGCTGGCGGCGCTGGCCGACCTGCTCGGTGCGGGTTCCTGA
- a CDS encoding MarR family winged helix-turn-helix transcriptional regulator: MSDEPRWLTDRERDAWMALAKLMFNLPSALDAQLLRDNDLTLFDYFALSVLSMTPGRTLRLSELAGQVASSLSRLSNVVKRLERRGLLRREPDPENSRYTTAVLTDAGWDLVVAAAPGHVAAVRRYVIDGLTEHQIDVLREVACQVARNLADDADDGLRRR, translated from the coding sequence ATGTCGGACGAACCCCGATGGCTGACCGACCGCGAACGCGACGCGTGGATGGCCCTGGCCAAGCTCATGTTCAACCTGCCCAGCGCGCTCGACGCCCAGCTCCTGCGGGACAACGACCTCACCCTGTTCGACTACTTCGCGCTAAGCGTCCTGTCCATGACGCCCGGCCGCACCCTACGCCTGAGTGAGCTGGCCGGACAGGTCGCCAGCTCGCTCTCCCGACTGTCGAACGTCGTCAAGCGCCTCGAACGAAGAGGCCTGCTACGCCGCGAGCCCGACCCCGAGAACTCCCGATACACCACCGCCGTACTCACCGACGCCGGATGGGACCTCGTGGTAGCCGCGGCCCCCGGACACGTCGCGGCTGTCCGCCGATACGTCATCGACGGCCTCACCGAACACCAGATCGACGTGCTGCGCGAGGTCGCCTGCCAGGTCGCCCGCAACCTCGCCGACGACGCCGACGACGGTCTCCGCCGTCGATGA
- a CDS encoding NAD(P)H-dependent oxidoreductase: MSLFRLDASIRTHGSASREIADIVEEEWLATRPGDQVERRHVGVDALPATAWAAAVTAGTTPTHERTAEQRDAVALAVSLVDELLAADAILFAVPLYNYGVSQHFKAYVDLVSTDPRVTGQPFLAGKPVVLVTVRGGAYGAGTPREGWDHSTPYLRRIIADCWGADLTVVEREFTLVGVNPALDAFTDQAARLHVEARRAAQEAGRALGALPVAG, from the coding sequence GTGTCCCTGTTCCGGCTGGACGCCAGCATCCGTACGCACGGTTCCGCGAGTCGCGAGATCGCCGACATCGTCGAGGAGGAATGGCTCGCCACCCGCCCCGGCGACCAGGTCGAACGTCGCCACGTCGGCGTCGACGCCCTGCCGGCGACCGCCTGGGCGGCGGCGGTGACCGCCGGCACGACCCCGACCCACGAGCGCACCGCCGAACAGCGCGACGCCGTCGCCCTCGCCGTATCCCTGGTGGACGAACTCCTCGCCGCCGATGCGATCCTGTTCGCCGTACCGCTCTACAACTACGGCGTGTCCCAGCACTTCAAGGCGTACGTCGACCTGGTGTCGACCGACCCCCGGGTGACCGGACAACCGTTTCTCGCCGGCAAGCCGGTTGTGCTGGTCACGGTGCGCGGTGGCGCGTACGGCGCCGGCACCCCGCGAGAGGGCTGGGACCACTCCACGCCGTACCTGCGTCGAATCATCGCCGATTGCTGGGGTGCCGACCTGACCGTGGTCGAGCGTGAATTCACCCTCGTCGGCGTCAACCCGGCCCTCGACGCCTTCACCGACCAGGCCGCGCGCCTGCACGTCGAAGCCCGGCGCGCCGCCCAGGAGGCCGGCCGGGCCCTCGGCGCGCTGCCCGTCGCAGGCTGA
- a CDS encoding VOC family protein: MSTEPDRYAVGSLRAVALDAPDIERLATFYEQLAGWQRLPTDDDDADWITLVTDDGWRIGLQQALDHVPPNWPGQDRPQQAHLDFQVSDIDAAAERARQLGARLLRRNEQWHTLADPAGHPFDLCVKADEPRTLLAGVMLDCPDAKTLSHFYAELLGKPVTYEADGIAMIGEEGGQPVLFQQVEQYAAPRWPDPAYPQQLHLDVLVQDVDAAERAALDLGATRLDGAGPDWRVYADPAGHPFCLVWSA, translated from the coding sequence ATGAGCACCGAACCGGACCGGTACGCCGTCGGCTCACTGCGGGCCGTGGCGCTCGACGCCCCCGACATCGAGCGCCTGGCCACCTTCTACGAACAGCTCGCCGGCTGGCAACGCCTCCCCACCGACGACGATGACGCCGACTGGATCACGCTCGTCACCGACGACGGCTGGCGGATCGGCCTGCAACAGGCACTCGACCACGTACCGCCGAACTGGCCCGGCCAGGACCGGCCGCAACAGGCCCACCTCGACTTCCAGGTGTCGGACATCGACGCGGCGGCCGAACGCGCCCGGCAGCTCGGTGCCAGACTGCTCCGCCGCAACGAACAGTGGCACACCCTCGCCGACCCGGCCGGCCACCCGTTCGACCTGTGCGTCAAAGCCGACGAGCCACGCACCCTCCTCGCGGGTGTCATGCTCGACTGCCCCGACGCCAAGACGCTGAGCCACTTCTACGCCGAACTACTCGGCAAACCGGTCACCTACGAAGCCGACGGGATCGCCATGATCGGCGAAGAAGGCGGGCAGCCCGTCCTGTTCCAGCAAGTCGAGCAGTACGCCGCACCCCGCTGGCCGGATCCGGCGTACCCGCAGCAGCTGCACCTCGACGTCCTGGTCCAGGACGTCGACGCCGCCGAACGGGCCGCCCTCGACCTCGGCGCCACCCGGCTCGACGGCGCCGGCCCCGACTGGCGCGTCTACGCCGACCCCGCCGGCCACCCCTTCTGCCTGGTCTGGTCGGCCTGA
- the cutA gene encoding divalent-cation tolerance protein CutA gives MSDYLQVSTAVETRDAAVALARSAVGARLAANAQVVGPVISVFWHLGSQGEGEEWQVLLNTTAARYEDLERHLLAHHPWQNPQITATAIVAGSAACLEWLRSSTGDAAPG, from the coding sequence ATGAGCGACTATTTACAGGTGTCGACCGCAGTCGAGACGCGCGATGCGGCAGTAGCCCTTGCCCGATCGGCAGTGGGTGCTCGCCTGGCCGCCAACGCGCAGGTGGTCGGTCCGGTGATCAGCGTCTTCTGGCACCTGGGCAGTCAAGGTGAGGGCGAAGAGTGGCAGGTGCTACTCAATACCACGGCAGCCCGCTACGAAGACCTGGAGCGCCACCTACTCGCACATCATCCCTGGCAGAATCCGCAAATCACGGCTACCGCAATCGTGGCAGGATCGGCAGCGTGTCTGGAGTGGCTTCGATCGTCGACAGGCGACGCCGCGCCGGGCTGA
- a CDS encoding cell wall anchor protein, whose product MEDVMDGCPPGRIPDLGFAANVVCRRWPAIAVAAVLLATVLVFADGSIGHANGNGIPAGRGAAAAPTPGHEVRQAPAGLGPVRAIAAGNSHSLALRTDGTVYAWGFNEMGQLGNGESGTHTPTPMLVCAVGETAPCTRFLTGVIAVAAGYYHSLAVLSDRTVVAWGFNFHGQLGDGTTTNRLTPVRVCAVGQVAPCSRFLRGVRSIATHFNHNVAQLADTTAVTWGLNSGALGDGTTVDRSVPVRVCAVGQVAPCTRLLTGVRSVSAGLSHSLAVVDKARLVAWGANHSGQLGDGTTTNRLTPVRVCAVGQVAPCDRPLPGVRAVSGGSSHTLAVLGDGSVGAWGSNISGPLGIGTFGGYRSTPVRVCAVGEAAPCARFLTGVRSISGGSSHSLAQLRDGGVLAWGYGRSGDLGGGILENRATPGRVCAVGQSYPCTAYLSRIRAVEAGAHFNLALQPDYTVIAWGYNGDGQLGTGPDGYHQSTPVLVIAPRSAVRS is encoded by the coding sequence GTGGAGGACGTGATGGACGGTTGCCCGCCGGGGCGGATCCCGGATCTTGGGTTCGCCGCGAACGTGGTGTGTCGGCGATGGCCTGCCATTGCTGTAGCGGCGGTGCTGCTGGCGACGGTTCTGGTGTTCGCTGACGGCTCGATCGGTCACGCCAACGGCAACGGCATACCAGCTGGGCGGGGGGCCGCTGCCGCACCGACGCCCGGTCACGAGGTACGGCAGGCGCCGGCTGGGCTGGGTCCGGTGCGGGCGATCGCCGCCGGCAATTCGCATAGCCTCGCTCTGCGGACGGACGGCACCGTCTACGCCTGGGGCTTCAACGAGATGGGTCAGCTCGGCAACGGGGAGAGCGGCACGCACACGCCGACTCCGATGCTGGTGTGTGCCGTTGGCGAGACCGCCCCCTGCACCCGGTTTCTCACCGGCGTGATTGCCGTCGCGGCGGGCTACTACCACAGTCTTGCGGTGCTCAGCGACCGTACGGTTGTCGCCTGGGGTTTCAACTTCCACGGTCAGCTCGGTGACGGGACCACCACAAACCGACTGACGCCGGTGCGGGTGTGTGCGGTGGGGCAGGTCGCGCCCTGCAGTCGGTTCCTACGCGGAGTCAGATCCATCGCGACCCATTTCAATCACAACGTCGCGCAACTGGCCGACACCACAGCGGTGACCTGGGGACTCAACTCCGGTGCGCTCGGCGACGGGACCACTGTGGATCGCTCTGTTCCGGTGCGGGTGTGTGCGGTGGGGCAGGTCGCGCCGTGTACCCGGTTGCTGACCGGGGTCAGATCCGTCTCGGCTGGCTTGAGTCACAGCCTGGCGGTGGTCGACAAGGCGCGGCTCGTCGCCTGGGGTGCCAACCATTCCGGTCAGCTCGGTGACGGGACGACCACAAACCGACTGACGCCGGTGCGGGTGTGTGCGGTGGGGCAGGTCGCGCCCTGCGACCGGCCTCTTCCCGGGGTCAGGGCGGTATCAGGGGGTAGCTCCCACACCTTGGCGGTACTCGGTGACGGGAGTGTCGGTGCCTGGGGAAGCAACATCTCCGGGCCGCTCGGGATCGGCACCTTCGGTGGTTATAGAAGCACTCCGGTACGGGTGTGCGCGGTGGGTGAAGCCGCACCGTGCGCCCGGTTCCTGACCGGGGTGCGAAGCATCAGTGGCGGCAGTTCTCACAGTCTCGCGCAGCTGCGCGATGGTGGAGTCCTGGCGTGGGGCTACGGTCGTTCGGGTGATCTTGGTGGCGGCATCCTCGAAAACCGGGCAACTCCCGGTCGGGTGTGTGCGGTGGGGCAGAGCTATCCCTGTACGGCGTACCTCTCGCGGATCCGAGCCGTGGAGGCAGGTGCACACTTCAATTTGGCGCTGCAGCCCGACTACACCGTGATCGCCTGGGGGTACAACGGGGACGGGCAGCTCGGCACCGGCCCCGACGGGTATCACCAAAGCACTCCGGTGCTGGTCATCGCGCCCCGATCAGCGGTCCGATCGTAG
- a CDS encoding NACHT domain-containing protein, with protein sequence MDPVSMLVPVAESIITSAAKQLAGSATQGVRARIFGDPEQKALARALARAFATVEKRHGRRLADFDVNAGFWTHEGAEELAKVLVPGTAASAAALARRAVDSLGPQASEDERLDRIVLLRPVFTTLLDELSVEVRAEAVLQEVLGRTDAADTARAATQLARHAGAGAADEDDLIAYLRWLADQHRYLRTVGVVRNTTVQLPLAEVFVGLSARPEKHPGDRARLWFEQERDKLAAMVESGRLDATGFEAALDRLHLQAGRRFDVADEPDRAQPAPVLDAVRTNAQSLVLGDPGTGKTTLLKHLALTHALALASGNPVQGKPARFPIYLRIGDYARQGYPEQGIGEFLPGYLNRLECRTAGLADLLRRELDAGRCLVLLDGLDEIASAELRRGVVEAVTRFVTAYARHGNRFVVTSRIAGYSAAPLPEPFVAVRLQDMDQETIDRFLEVYCREVERAETPDKSDPAIVQAGQQEAAAIREALATNPGVRRLAANPLLLTALVLVHRASGRLPHRRVEAYIEVCNALGRTWRTAQGVAAADLPDERMLTRWLTELGFWMHEHRPEGAASQLELLTVLGPLWAKHHGVEWDPTVVEAADPLSTDAGVGVIEFVDKADRHTGLLIERAPGRYGFPHLTFEEYYAGRALAFRGTAEERIAAIRSRLHDPRYDEPILLALGLIGTDYTEQIETVVAEAIWPATAAPSRYEDLLGRDFLFMLRVLADDTPLQTATIDTVLHHAIDEWLTPETSRCRFRGYREVLSERLRGLAGTKAGDRFRVILDQQASTLAETLPKAFVELAAVTASPGPHSPYVATALAALADAGFRVPMRACAAGALQAGGLWSSEVVEAAVGIVVDPGVDPRARARAVGALRQGPPTDDAIDRLVPLFAEEDRSLRAEVGRTLVALARQHPASAEAIVVALAAYCSRSPGDEHDAENLPAADEAYQALRTLVGEPVPALA encoded by the coding sequence GTGGATCCTGTGTCGATGCTGGTGCCGGTGGCAGAGTCGATCATTACGTCAGCGGCCAAGCAGCTGGCCGGTTCCGCGACGCAGGGGGTGCGGGCGCGGATCTTCGGTGACCCGGAGCAGAAGGCCCTGGCGCGGGCGTTGGCGCGGGCGTTCGCGACCGTCGAGAAACGTCATGGCCGCCGGCTGGCCGACTTCGATGTCAACGCGGGCTTCTGGACGCACGAGGGCGCGGAGGAGCTGGCGAAGGTCCTGGTCCCGGGTACGGCAGCCTCCGCCGCCGCACTGGCGCGGCGGGCCGTCGACTCGTTGGGACCGCAGGCGTCGGAGGACGAGCGGCTCGACCGAATCGTCCTGCTGCGGCCGGTGTTCACGACACTGCTGGACGAGCTGTCGGTCGAGGTGCGGGCGGAGGCCGTACTGCAGGAGGTGTTGGGGCGGACGGACGCCGCGGACACCGCGCGGGCGGCGACCCAGCTGGCCAGGCACGCGGGGGCCGGCGCGGCCGACGAGGACGACCTGATCGCCTACCTGCGCTGGCTGGCCGACCAGCACCGCTATCTGCGGACCGTGGGCGTGGTGCGCAATACGACAGTGCAGTTGCCGCTGGCCGAGGTGTTCGTCGGATTGAGTGCCCGGCCGGAAAAGCACCCCGGCGATCGGGCCAGGCTCTGGTTCGAGCAGGAACGCGACAAGCTGGCCGCGATGGTCGAGTCGGGGCGGCTCGACGCCACCGGGTTCGAGGCGGCCCTGGACCGGTTGCACCTGCAGGCCGGCCGCCGGTTCGACGTCGCGGACGAGCCAGACCGCGCGCAGCCGGCACCGGTGTTGGACGCGGTCCGCACCAACGCCCAGTCGCTGGTCCTGGGGGATCCGGGGACCGGCAAGACGACCCTGCTGAAGCACCTCGCGCTCACGCACGCACTGGCGCTGGCCTCGGGCAATCCGGTGCAGGGGAAACCGGCGCGTTTCCCGATCTATCTGCGGATCGGCGACTACGCCCGGCAGGGCTACCCGGAGCAGGGCATCGGCGAGTTCCTGCCGGGCTACCTCAACCGGTTGGAGTGCCGTACCGCTGGTCTTGCCGATCTGTTGCGGCGGGAGTTGGACGCCGGCCGGTGCCTGGTCCTGCTCGACGGCCTGGACGAGATCGCCTCGGCCGAGCTGCGCCGGGGTGTGGTGGAGGCGGTGACCCGGTTCGTCACCGCGTACGCGCGGCACGGCAACCGGTTCGTGGTGACCAGCCGGATCGCCGGCTATTCGGCCGCGCCGCTGCCGGAGCCGTTCGTGGCGGTGCGGTTGCAGGACATGGACCAGGAGACGATCGACAGGTTCCTGGAGGTGTATTGCCGGGAGGTGGAGCGGGCCGAGACTCCGGACAAGAGCGACCCGGCGATCGTCCAGGCCGGGCAGCAGGAAGCCGCAGCGATCCGCGAGGCGTTGGCAACCAACCCGGGGGTACGGCGATTGGCGGCGAACCCGCTGCTGCTGACCGCGTTGGTGCTGGTGCATCGGGCCAGCGGCCGGCTGCCGCACCGGCGGGTCGAGGCCTATATCGAGGTGTGCAACGCGCTGGGCCGGACCTGGCGCACCGCGCAAGGCGTCGCCGCGGCCGACCTGCCGGACGAGCGGATGCTGACCCGCTGGCTGACCGAGTTGGGTTTCTGGATGCACGAGCATCGGCCCGAGGGTGCGGCCAGCCAGCTGGAACTGCTGACGGTGCTGGGTCCACTGTGGGCTAAGCATCACGGCGTCGAGTGGGACCCGACCGTGGTGGAGGCCGCCGATCCACTGAGTACGGATGCCGGCGTCGGGGTCATCGAGTTCGTCGACAAGGCCGACCGGCACACCGGGCTGCTCATCGAGCGGGCACCCGGCCGGTACGGGTTTCCGCACCTGACGTTCGAGGAGTACTACGCCGGCCGCGCCTTGGCGTTTCGCGGCACCGCCGAGGAGCGGATCGCAGCGATCCGCAGCCGGCTGCACGACCCCCGCTACGACGAGCCGATCCTGCTCGCGCTGGGACTGATCGGCACCGACTACACCGAGCAGATCGAGACCGTCGTGGCGGAGGCGATCTGGCCCGCGACCGCCGCCCCGAGCCGGTACGAAGACCTGCTGGGCCGTGACTTCCTGTTCATGCTTCGCGTCCTCGCCGACGACACCCCGCTACAGACGGCGACCATCGACACGGTGCTACACCACGCGATTGACGAATGGCTGACCCCCGAGACCAGCCGATGCCGTTTTCGTGGCTACCGCGAGGTCTTGTCCGAGCGACTGCGCGGCCTCGCCGGTACCAAGGCCGGCGACCGTTTCCGCGTAATCCTGGATCAGCAGGCTTCCACACTCGCCGAGACGCTGCCCAAAGCGTTCGTCGAACTCGCCGCTGTCACGGCATCCCCCGGGCCACATTCCCCGTACGTCGCCACGGCACTGGCAGCCCTCGCAGATGCTGGTTTCAGGGTGCCGATGCGTGCATGCGCGGCGGGGGCGTTGCAGGCGGGCGGGTTGTGGTCGTCGGAGGTGGTGGAGGCGGCGGTGGGGATCGTGGTGGACCCTGGCGTCGATCCGCGGGCGCGGGCGCGGGCGGTGGGGGCACTGCGGCAAGGTCCGCCTACGGACGACGCCATCGACAGGTTGGTGCCGCTATTCGCGGAAGAAGACCGATCGTTGCGAGCCGAAGTGGGGCGTACTCTGGTTGCGCTTGCTCGTCAGCATCCAGCAAGTGCCGAAGCGATCGTCGTAGCTCTTGCCGCCTATTGCAGCCGGTCTCCCGGCGATGAGCACGACGCCGAAAACCTGCCAGCAGCGGACGAGGCGTATCAGGCGCTCCGTACGTTGGTTGGCGAGCCCGTACCGGCATTGGCATAA